A region of the Stieleria neptunia genome:
CACAATCGTCTTTGAAGACGACACGATCCGGCAGTACGTCGGTGGCTATGACGATTGGCGCGACGCCGTCGCCAGACGCCAGGCGTCGACAAACGGCAATGGTGCGGCCGTCAAGACAGCCACGACCCCGCGCAAGAAAGAATCGGCCAAGCCTGACGTAAACCCGCCAACGGAACCCGCAAAACGAAAGCTGTCTTACAAAGAAAAACGCGAGCTGGAAGCGCTGCCGGAAACCATCGAACGCTTGGAACAACAGATCGCCGACATGCACACCGCCATGGCGGAACCGGAGTACTACCAGAGTGGCGGTGACAAAATCGCGGCCGACGCCGCTCAGCTGGCAACGGCCGAGAAAGAACTTGCGTCGGCCTACCTGAGATGGGAAGAGCTTGAAGAATAGCCGCCGTCGATTCAAATCAATTGAATCGACGGCGACCGGTGGGCATCTTGCCCCGAGGGCCCATCCGTCGTTGGATGAATCTACTGATTCATCGATTGAGGGACAGAGCAATCACGGTACTGCTTTCGAATTTTCTTTAACGTTTTTTTGTTGCGCAATGGTTTCGATGACATTGGCAATTTGACAGTGTTCACATTGGTCGCGCGTGACACCGTTCTCGTTGCGGGCGTCCGCACCGGAGTACGTGATACCCACACACAACGACGCGAAAGTTTTCGCGGCAGTGTTCGCGGCAGGGCGCGAGCCCTCATCAATCACAGAAGAAAGATCGTTCACGGCGAAGCCGGCGGGGGTTCGTTTCCATCCGATCCGGACTCGGCGATCAGCAGCACGTCGCTGGCGCGGAGCAAGGTCCCCTTTTCCAAGTGCACGTTCTTGGTCGCAATCGTGTATTCGACCAGTGCGGCATAGAACCGTGACTGCGATTCACTGACACGCCGTTGGGCATCAAGTAGTTGATCAAAATTGATCGGCATACCGGCCTGTTGAGACGTTTCCAATGCGGCCAAGGCATCGCTGGCGGCAAGGTATCGGTTGCGATTGGTTTCGACTTGCGCGTAAGCCCGGTCACATTCGGCCACCATCGACGTCAAGTCATGAATGATTTGACGCTGTTGTTCAGACAAGATCGCCCGTTCGCGGGCCACTTGTAATTTCGCATGCCGAACCGCCAAATGGCCTTGCCGAAATCCCACCGGCAACTTCAGCTCCAGACTGGCTTCGTATTCCTGCAGGTCGAACGAGGTCAAATCGGAGATCGCGGAATCACTTCCGCCCAGGTTTTTGTCGAGACCGCGAAGTCGATACAGCGTGACAAAATCCAGTGACGGCATCAGAAAATTCTTGGCCGCCAACAGTTCCATTTCGCGTTGTTTGATTTTCAATCGTTGTTGCTGCAATTCACTTCGCAGCAAGACGGCTTCGGTGGAAATGGATTGCCAGTCAAAGTCGATTCTTGCGATCGAAGGATCGTCGCTCGGCCGAAGCAACGTTCCGTCACTGATCGGCAACCCCAGAATCAGCCGCAACCGCCGCTCAGCCGCCTGCACGCCACCGACTCCCGCGAACGCTCCCCCGGTGGACGAATTGCCGTTCTGAGTCCGCATCGACGGCTTTCCGGCGACGGCGTCTTGGTACTCGCTACGAAATCGGTAGTACTGCTCCCGCGCCAACGCTTCGGCCGCCCCCGATTGACGATTACTCGATTTCTGGGCCGCGTAGCTCTTCCAGGTTTGTTCACTACGCAACATCGCATCGCGTTTCGCGTCGGCATCGCGATAGGCAAAGTACAAATCCCAATACGCGTTGATCACGTTGCTGACGTAATCACGAACGCCCTGTTCGAACTTGGCCGACGTGATTTCGCTGTTGACCTTGGCGATCAACACGCCGTTGTAAACACCCGGTGCGGCAGCAGGGCCCGCGATGCGATTGAATTGCAGACCGCCGCCTTGCAGCAGTGGCTGTCTGGCTTCGGCATGCAGCTGGGTTTGCCAGGCGCTGTCGGTCAGATTGCCTGTCGCATTGTTGGCGTCGTAGTCGGTGACGCTTCGCACAGAAAACTGGGCTCCCGTTGGCGTCCGCTTGCTCAACTGAAACACGTAGTCATGCGTGTCTTGCTTGAACGCGTTGGCACCGCCACCGAAGAAACGGTTGTTGAATCGGCGATCATTGTTCTGCCATTTCCCGAGGGCATAGAACTGGGCGTCGAAGGCACTCAGGGCCGCTTCGACACTCTCTTGCGGATCCAACCGTTGCAGAGATTCGCTGTATTCGGATTGCACCTGGCCGGGAACCCGCAACACGCCGGCGCCCAGGTCTCGCAGCACGCTGCGGTTTTCCAATGCGATGGCCAAAGCGTCTGGAAGTGAGATCTCGCGCATCGGCGATGATTCGAGTTGCTCGGCCGAGCGCAACGTCAATGGAGCCGGGACGTCATCAACCGTCGCGACCAGGGCCGCTGAATGAGGTTCGATTTGACAGACCAAGGCGTCAACACAATCGGTCCGCTGACCGATCGTCTCGGCCATGCTGTGATACCGATGGCACCCGAGGTTGGGCGAGGTGAAAAACAACCCCAGACAAACGCATCCCCATTGCCGCACGCGCAGCCAACAAGTCCCAGCCCCATTGATGGCTGAGTGACGGTTGGCGTCGGATGGAATCGGTGGGTGCGGCAAGAGGGTGAATCACCAACGGAATGGATTTGGACTACAAAGTCGCGTCAATCCGCAAACTTGCTCGAGGCGTCGCTTTCGTCAGTTATCGAACACCCCGCCGAGATTCCTGAGCCGAAACAGCGTGTTTCGATTGATCGCCACCAACTTTGCAGATCCGCACCAAGGGCCGGAGCGTGAAACCGAGTTTCACACCCCGCGGTGCTACGATCGCTAGAGTCATCGTGACCCCCAAGGATTGCGGCTCCGAGAAGAATGCCCTGTCCGCGTTCCGATAAAAAGCGTTGTGTAGACACTGGAACAAACGGGACATTGATCATGCCATCGCTCCGCCTAAAACTCACCGCCCTGCTCGCCGCTGCCGCCGTCGGCCCGTATGTCGCGACGGAGACCGAGATGGGGCGTCAGACGATGTCCACGGTCGGCTCGCTCTTCGACGGTGCATCGTCGGCCGTCGACGAATTGTCGGGTCTCGCGCCCGGTATCTCGACCAACGAAGAGGTCCGAACCAGCGGCTACGCCAACCATTCACATTATGAAGTCGAAAAGCTGCGGCAAGTCCGTGCGGATCGCTATCGCTATGATTCCGAACTGGCGCGAAAGCTGGGCGCCATACCGGAGGACCCCGACGCGGAGCCGACGCTGAGTGGTTATCAGGTCAAAGACCTCCGCGAAGTGATGCGATTCGATATCGGCCCCGAATGGGTCGTCAATCGATTCTCACGTGTCAGCACGGTGTTGGCGGATTTGAATTTAAAAGGCTTGCGTGTTCCGGTGGTGACCGGCATCAGGGCCGACGACGTGGCCGGAACGCTGACGTTCTATTTCGACTATTCCGATCGTTTGCAACGCTTGACGTTCCACGGATTCACCGGTGACCCGAGGCGTTTTTCCGAAACGATGACGGGCTACTACGGATTGCAACGCGAACCGGCATTGGAAGCCGGTGCCTTTACCAAGCGTTGGAACGGACGGCCGGTGCATTTCATGCGTCTGACGCACGCACCGGTGGTCTACAGCGACGCGATCCACCAGAAATACACGGTGTTCCTGGAATTGAACCAACCCGACTTGGCATACGGGATTAGCGCCGAAGCGCGCAGGATCGTGATTTCAGACCGCCAGACCGGTCGCTGGTAACCGGCGCCCCGCCGGTCGAGTGCACCACCGGGTGCGCAGGCGAACTGCGACACATGGCTCGAAGCGTCACCCTGACCGATCCCTACATTTTAGCCATCATTTGGCGCCTTCCGGCTCGCCATCTGAGCCTGTCCGGTAGCACCGCGCTGGTGCCGGATCCTATCATGCGTCCAGACCGATTTTTCAGCCACCCCGGGGCACCGTTGCCGTGAATTCAGAACCCTCCGAAAATTCCGATGACGCCCCCCGTGATCGAGACGAGACATCGTCAACCGAGTCCGCGGACGCCCAACCCCCTTCCGGTCCCGAGCCCGTCGGCGGTGCGGCAACCGACGCCCACGCGGCACCGCCCGGAGACGAGTCAACGCCACGGACGGCCTTGGAAAAACTGCCGTCCCTGGCGCGGATCACCTCGGTGATCATGTTGATCGCGGGAATCCTGGTTGTCGGATTACTGTTCTACAAGGTCATGGTGGGATTCTTCATTCCACTGTTTATGGCCGCGGCGTTGGTCGTCATCTTCCGACCGGTCAACGAGTGGATTCTGAAGAAACTGAACGGCCGACGACGCACCGCAGCCGTTGCGACGACGTCGGTGATTCTGGCGATCGTGTTGATGCCGATCGTCTTGCTCTTAACCGTGGCCATCGGGCAATTGACGGGGTTGGTCAGCCGAACGGACTTGGACGATTTGAAAGCGGCATTTGAGCGAGGCCGAACCCGGCTGGGGCTTGAACTTCAACACGCCGACCGGTTCCGCCGACTCGACGATCTGGCCGGCATGCTGGACCAGATCGACGAGCCTGATTTGGTCCGAGCACAGATCAAAGAGTCAAAGGAGCTGATCACCTTTCTGGATCAAGAAGTGGTCGGCGCCGCCCCGACGGGTGAAACCGGCGAACTTGCGCAAGTCCACTTGAATGAACTCAGCCAGGTCGTCTCGCAGTTGGAAACGATTCAAGAATCAGAAGACACGGCCGAACGCATCGCCGTCGAAGAACGTTTTCATCGTGGATCCGTGGTCGCATCGGCGTCGATTCACTCCTGGATGAATGCCAAATTGGGTGGATCCTTTCGAACCGAAGTCAAACTGTTGACCAATCCGAGTGAAAAGGACTTGGCCGCGGCGATCCGCGCGGCAAGGGAGTACTTGCAGCCACGCTTCGTCAAACTGTCCGGGGTGACGGGAAAAGTCGTCGCGCAAATCGCCATCGGCATGTTGATCATGGTGATCTCCATTTACTTCTTCTTCGTCGACGGGCCGGCGATGGTCCACACGCTGATGCGGCTCAGTCCACTCGACGACTCCTATGAACTGCGACTGCTGGGCGAGTTTGAAAAGACCAGTCGTGCGGTCGTGTTGGCCAGCATCTTGAGCGCACTGGTGCAGGGACTGCTCGCCGCGATCGCATTCTTCTTTTGCGGATTCGAATCATTCATCCTGCTGTTCATGGTCACCACCGTGATGGCCCTGATTCCGTTTTTGGGCGCCGCATCGGTCTGGGTGCCCTGCGCCATCTACCTGGCTGCAGTCGACCAACGCTACGGAGCGGCAATCTTTTTGGCCATCTATGGCGCCGCGATTGTTTCCTCGATCGACAACGTGATCAAAGCCTATGTGTTGCACGGTCACTCCGAATTGCATCCACTGGTCGCGCTGCTGAGCGTGCTGGGAGGCGTCCCCGTGTTCGGCCCGATCGGAATCCTGATCGGCCCGATGGTCGTCGTGTTCCTGCAAACCCTGCTCGAAATCCTCAACC
Encoded here:
- a CDS encoding TolC family protein yields the protein MAETIGQRTDCVDALVCQIEPHSAALVATVDDVPAPLTLRSAEQLESSPMREISLPDALAIALENRSVLRDLGAGVLRVPGQVQSEYSESLQRLDPQESVEAALSAFDAQFYALGKWQNNDRRFNNRFFGGGANAFKQDTHDYVFQLSKRTPTGAQFSVRSVTDYDANNATGNLTDSAWQTQLHAEARQPLLQGGGLQFNRIAGPAAAPGVYNGVLIAKVNSEITSAKFEQGVRDYVSNVINAYWDLYFAYRDADAKRDAMLRSEQTWKSYAAQKSSNRQSGAAEALAREQYYRFRSEYQDAVAGKPSMRTQNGNSSTGGAFAGVGGVQAAERRLRLILGLPISDGTLLRPSDDPSIARIDFDWQSISTEAVLLRSELQQQRLKIKQREMELLAAKNFLMPSLDFVTLYRLRGLDKNLGGSDSAISDLTSFDLQEYEASLELKLPVGFRQGHLAVRHAKLQVARERAILSEQQRQIIHDLTSMVAECDRAYAQVETNRNRYLAASDALAALETSQQAGMPINFDQLLDAQRRVSESQSRFYAALVEYTIATKNVHLEKGTLLRASDVLLIAESGSDGNEPPPASP
- a CDS encoding DUF6690 family protein, with protein sequence MPSLRLKLTALLAAAAVGPYVATETEMGRQTMSTVGSLFDGASSAVDELSGLAPGISTNEEVRTSGYANHSHYEVEKLRQVRADRYRYDSELARKLGAIPEDPDAEPTLSGYQVKDLREVMRFDIGPEWVVNRFSRVSTVLADLNLKGLRVPVVTGIRADDVAGTLTFYFDYSDRLQRLTFHGFTGDPRRFSETMTGYYGLQREPALEAGAFTKRWNGRPVHFMRLTHAPVVYSDAIHQKYTVFLELNQPDLAYGISAEARRIVISDRQTGRW
- a CDS encoding AI-2E family transporter, translated to MNSEPSENSDDAPRDRDETSSTESADAQPPSGPEPVGGAATDAHAAPPGDESTPRTALEKLPSLARITSVIMLIAGILVVGLLFYKVMVGFFIPLFMAAALVVIFRPVNEWILKKLNGRRRTAAVATTSVILAIVLMPIVLLLTVAIGQLTGLVSRTDLDDLKAAFERGRTRLGLELQHADRFRRLDDLAGMLDQIDEPDLVRAQIKESKELITFLDQEVVGAAPTGETGELAQVHLNELSQVVSQLETIQESEDTAERIAVEERFHRGSVVASASIHSWMNAKLGGSFRTEVKLLTNPSEKDLAAAIRAAREYLQPRFVKLSGVTGKVVAQIAIGMLIMVISIYFFFVDGPAMVHTLMRLSPLDDSYELRLLGEFEKTSRAVVLASILSALVQGLLAAIAFFFCGFESFILLFMVTTVMALIPFLGAASVWVPCAIYLAAVDQRYGAAIFLAIYGAAIVSSIDNVIKAYVLHGHSELHPLVALLSVLGGVPVFGPIGILIGPMVVVFLQTLLEILNHELELREAPEQDAVAPGG